In the genome of Cercospora beticola chromosome 2, complete sequence, one region contains:
- a CDS encoding uncharacterized protein (CAZy:GH16) has product MLTPALTFAVLAAARLAQAQYASTTTFAFAGNALPTGLANYYSRVNDTKTVGAPYDHEFEPSMSYVEGGFLNLLVPGGQQNDQVIWSAEVQTTFTVSAARVDTWAILTETHGVCNGIFSYDGDTSISGGIHESDIEWLSDPNSLAFTRPGIARALYYTNQNTKAVGSPGTSGPGVPPADATSKVHKYSIEWRNGLTSFFVDDVPQYTFDTNVPTTTKAVWVWNNWANGDPNWSVGPPATDAVFKIQKIVMAYNPGSK; this is encoded by the exons ATGCTTACTCCAGCTCTTACTTTCGCCGTCCTTGCGGCCGCACGTCTGGCTCAAGCTCAGTATGCCAGTACGACTACGTTCGCATTCGCCGGAAATGCCCTGCCTACAGGTCTCGCAAATTACTACTCCAGAGTCAACGACACGAAGACAGTCGGTGCTCCTTATGATCACGAGTTCGAGCCATCAATGTCGTACGTCGAAGGCGGCTTTCTCAATCTCCTCGTGCCAGGAGGTCAGCAAAACGACCAAGTGATCTGGTCTGCAGAAGTTCAGACTACGTTCACAGTCTCGGCTGCCAGAGTCGACACCTGGGCTATTCTGACCGAGACTCACGGCGTGTGCAATG GTATCTTCTCTTACGATGGCGATACTTCCATCTCAGGTGGAATCCACGAGTCTGATATCGAATGGCTGAGTGATCCAAACTCACTGGCCTTTACAAGACCTGGCATTGCACGTGCTCTGTACTACACGAACCAAAACACCAAAGCTGTCGGAAGTCCTGGCACAAGCGGTCCTGGCGTTCCTCCGGCGGACGCGACAAGCAAGGTGCACAAATACAGCATCGAATGGAGGAACGGCTTGACTTCCTTCTTCGTGGATGACGTGCCGCAGTACACGTTTGACACAAACGTGCCAACCACGACTAAAGCTGTCTGGGTGTGGAACAATTGGGC CAATGGCGACCCGAACTGGAGCGTTGGACCCCCAGCAACAGATGCTGTTTTCAAAATTCAGAAGATTGTCATGGCTTACAACCCGGGCTCCAAGTGA
- the HNT1 gene encoding Adenosine 5'-monophosphoramidase (BUSCO:EOG092658WY): MAANCIFCKIIKGDIPSMKLFESAKTLAFLDINPLAYGHALIIPKHHGEKLTDIPDDSLTELLPVAKNIASALQKTQGLENYNILQNNGKLAHQEVGHVHFHVIPKPDEQQGLQIGWPQQKPDMDKLKALLEEVKSKM, translated from the exons ATGGCAGCCAACTGTATCTTCTGCAAGATCATCAAGG GTGACATTCCCTCGATGAAGCTCTTCGAAAGCGCAAAGACGCTGGCATTCCTGGATATCAATCCATTGGC GTACGGCCATGCG ctcatcatccCAAAGCACCACGGCGAGAAACTCACAGATATCCCTGATGACTCTCTCACCGAGCTGCTTCCTGTAGCCAAG AACATTGCCTCTGCCCTGCAAAAGACCCAAGGCCTCGAGAACTACAACATCTTGCAGAACAACGGCAAATTGGCTCATCAAGAAGTCGGCCACGTCCACTTCCACGTCATTCCAAAGCCAGACGAGCAGCAAGGTTTGCAGATCGGCTGGCCACAGCAGAAGCCAGATATGGATAAGTTGAAGGCTCTGCTCGAGGAAGTCAAGAGTAAAATGTAA